In a single window of the Amycolatopsis sp. cg5 genome:
- a CDS encoding Fis family transcriptional regulator, with protein sequence MTEHIAHPAHFDDDASAVVVERLTIHDREVAREAQRWISGARGPLVEDPGTLAQADLTNYVTEAVRIGAHALSVTGQAQEAQAFERMLKDVGDKTAHSTAKAAEITAQAVREASEAVMAVARDAKTAITEADTRNRKELTTAVTTAKQDLNAELRRIFAGESPELVERLQPVLDKFGADLDAKVSAGTAELLTKAAKQFDPSDPTSPMAKHAAELTAQQVLLTQQLVKQHSELTSKIEEMSTAMRVRQATTALAKVTPIKGESYAGSVHTVLVGIAAGLGDDYIDTSTTTGQLPRCKKGDGVLSLNDGTARVVVEMTDSARAGWTDYFGETERNRDAVASLGLVRTIDQNGGQILRVIGAQRLVMAFDPDNDAPDLLRTVVMLLRTTAIATASRKGVHQVATAEEKIAEALNHLVKIDSVKKLSATIQKSATKIDSECAALNSAVRRLLDEAQVALAGTQATGPELVSTTEANGAA encoded by the coding sequence TTGACCGAGCACATCGCACATCCAGCCCACTTCGACGACGATGCTTCAGCTGTTGTCGTCGAACGACTGACCATCCACGACCGCGAGGTCGCGCGTGAGGCCCAACGGTGGATCTCTGGTGCACGCGGCCCACTGGTGGAGGACCCCGGCACACTCGCACAGGCCGACCTGACGAACTACGTCACCGAGGCAGTACGCATCGGCGCCCATGCGTTGAGTGTGACCGGCCAAGCCCAAGAGGCCCAGGCATTCGAACGGATGCTCAAGGACGTAGGAGACAAGACCGCTCATTCCACAGCCAAGGCGGCCGAAATCACCGCGCAAGCCGTGCGAGAAGCGTCCGAAGCCGTCATGGCGGTGGCACGCGACGCCAAGACGGCCATCACCGAGGCTGACACCCGCAATCGCAAGGAACTCACCACGGCGGTGACGACGGCGAAACAGGACCTGAATGCTGAGTTGCGTCGAATCTTCGCTGGTGAGAGCCCGGAGTTGGTCGAGCGCCTCCAGCCGGTGCTCGACAAGTTCGGTGCCGACCTCGATGCGAAGGTGAGTGCGGGAACCGCAGAATTGCTAACGAAGGCCGCGAAGCAGTTCGACCCATCCGACCCGACCTCGCCGATGGCCAAACACGCGGCAGAGCTCACCGCCCAGCAGGTGCTGCTCACCCAGCAGCTGGTCAAGCAGCACTCCGAGCTGACGAGCAAGATCGAAGAGATGTCGACGGCGATGCGCGTCCGGCAGGCCACGACTGCCCTCGCCAAGGTGACGCCGATCAAGGGAGAGTCCTACGCCGGCTCGGTACACACCGTGCTGGTGGGTATCGCCGCAGGACTCGGCGATGACTACATCGATACCAGCACGACCACCGGGCAACTGCCTCGTTGCAAGAAGGGCGACGGTGTACTGAGTCTGAACGACGGCACCGCTCGGGTGGTCGTCGAGATGACCGACTCGGCCCGCGCTGGCTGGACTGACTACTTCGGTGAAACCGAGCGCAACCGGGATGCTGTCGCATCGCTCGGACTTGTCCGCACCATTGACCAGAACGGTGGTCAGATCCTCCGGGTCATTGGCGCCCAGCGGCTCGTGATGGCCTTCGACCCCGACAACGACGCCCCCGACCTCCTGCGCACCGTGGTCATGCTTCTGCGGACGACCGCCATCGCGACGGCGAGCCGCAAGGGCGTCCATCAGGTCGCCACGGCCGAAGAGAAGATCGCAGAGGCCCTCAACCACCTAGTGAAGATCGATTCAGTCAAGAAGCTGTCCGCCACGATCCAGAAATCTGCGACGAAAATCGACAGTGAGTGTGCAGCCCTGAACTCAGCCGTCCGCCGTCTGCTTGATGAGGCGCAGGTCGCGTTGGCCGGGACCCAGGCCACTGGCCCGGAACTCGTCAGCACGACCGAGGCAAACGGTGCCGCGTGA
- a CDS encoding SapB/AmfS family lanthipeptide, which translates to MELVLDLQALDTPELSEGMGHSGHGGGEPSNLSLLASCTNSTISLLTCH; encoded by the coding sequence ATGGAACTCGTTCTCGACCTGCAGGCCCTGGACACCCCCGAGCTCTCCGAGGGCATGGGCCACAGTGGCCACGGCGGCGGCGAGCCGAGCAACCTGTCGCTGCTCGCTTCCTGCACCAACAGCACCATCTCGCTGCTGACCTGCCACTGA
- the lanKC gene encoding class III lanthionine synthetase LanKC, which translates to MDLRYEAFCFADPLFFDEQRESGTPEEDYAALLPLPASGWTSYDRGIWRTLDPDAKFLPSQGWKIHISAGLDNAERVLTKVYAYCVEHEIAFKHLRSKGILLARNSKYAPREGSGKLITIYPVDNNQLERLLVDLSQELKGEHGAYILSDLRYAEGPLYVRYGGYTEQWVEKDGSRVLAIQRPDGTLVPDKREPTFSFPDWVELPACLAPHLAARKSGDPAQFPYQVKSSMHFSNGGGVYVADRKSDGHEVVVKEARPHAGLDRDLIDAVTRLQREKDVLERLAGIPGIPEVYEHFTVWEHHFLAMQYVVGDSLGNWLARNYPLTRRDKSEQDLLDYRDRALKVIDAVETLVGSIHERGIVFGDLHPLNIMIDSEHDDAISLIDFEMAFDVASSGRPALGAPGFRAPADRTGFDIDGHALAALRLWMFLPINTLLELLPAKLPSLVDFVLRRFHLPDEYGQVILKGLARQDAEPSVSVANELDQSEPDWTVVRKRIAAAILASATPERHDRLFPGDIEQFRVGGACFGYGAAGVLHALDAAGAGRYPEHEKWLIESLNREPPNRPGFYDGTHGIAYVLENFGYSEQASELLAWSAKMVDETKDHALEGGLAGIGLTQLHFATTRGDNEFGRQALNTAVKLAEALEVAEPPGKFGRAGLMNGWSGSALLFIRLYERTGEKAWLSFADQALKRDLEECATTDDGSLQVRDGEKRTLPYVGIGSAGILMVAEQLARHAPDSESAESLPGLRMACRGEFVIHPGLVLGRCGLMTALAMDATGGSRDAVDLHLSRLSWYALPYQGGLAFPGNQLLRLSMDLNTGGAGVLLALAATLDGKPVLPFFSGTPSPRTTGR; encoded by the coding sequence ATGGATCTCCGGTACGAAGCGTTTTGCTTCGCGGATCCGTTGTTCTTCGATGAGCAGCGAGAATCCGGGACGCCGGAGGAGGATTACGCCGCCCTGCTGCCGTTGCCCGCCTCGGGGTGGACGTCGTACGACCGCGGCATCTGGCGTACGCTGGACCCGGACGCCAAGTTTTTGCCTTCGCAGGGCTGGAAAATCCACATCTCCGCTGGTCTGGACAACGCGGAGCGGGTGCTCACGAAGGTCTACGCGTACTGCGTCGAGCACGAGATCGCGTTCAAGCACCTGCGCAGCAAGGGTATCCTGCTCGCCCGCAATTCCAAATACGCCCCGCGTGAGGGCAGTGGCAAGCTGATCACTATTTATCCGGTGGACAACAACCAGCTCGAACGCCTTCTTGTGGATCTTTCCCAGGAACTCAAGGGTGAGCACGGCGCATATATCCTGAGCGATCTTCGCTACGCGGAGGGCCCGCTCTATGTGCGCTACGGTGGGTATACCGAGCAGTGGGTCGAGAAGGACGGCAGCCGCGTGCTCGCCATTCAGCGACCGGATGGCACATTGGTTCCCGACAAGCGGGAGCCCACCTTCTCCTTCCCTGATTGGGTCGAGCTGCCTGCTTGCCTCGCGCCGCACTTGGCGGCGCGCAAGAGCGGTGATCCCGCGCAATTCCCCTATCAGGTGAAAAGCTCCATGCACTTCTCGAACGGCGGCGGGGTCTATGTCGCCGACCGCAAGTCGGACGGGCACGAGGTCGTCGTCAAGGAGGCCCGCCCGCACGCAGGCCTCGACCGCGATCTGATCGACGCCGTCACCCGGCTACAGCGCGAGAAGGACGTGCTCGAGCGACTAGCCGGCATCCCAGGCATACCCGAGGTGTACGAGCACTTCACCGTCTGGGAACACCACTTCCTCGCCATGCAGTACGTGGTGGGCGACTCGCTGGGCAACTGGCTCGCCCGCAACTATCCGCTCACCCGCCGGGACAAGTCCGAACAGGACCTGCTCGACTACCGTGACCGCGCGCTCAAGGTGATCGACGCCGTCGAGACGCTGGTCGGCTCCATTCACGAGCGTGGCATCGTCTTCGGGGACCTGCATCCGCTCAACATCATGATCGACAGCGAGCACGACGACGCGATCTCGCTCATCGACTTCGAGATGGCGTTCGACGTGGCCAGCTCCGGGCGGCCCGCGCTCGGTGCGCCGGGTTTCCGGGCACCCGCCGATCGCACCGGCTTCGACATCGACGGACACGCGCTCGCCGCGCTCCGGCTCTGGATGTTCCTGCCGATCAACACCTTGCTGGAGTTGCTGCCCGCGAAGCTTCCGTCGCTGGTCGACTTCGTGCTCCGGCGCTTCCATCTTCCGGACGAGTACGGCCAGGTGATCCTCAAGGGGCTCGCCAGGCAGGACGCCGAGCCGTCGGTCAGCGTGGCCAACGAGCTCGACCAGTCCGAACCCGACTGGACGGTCGTGCGCAAGCGGATCGCCGCGGCGATCCTCGCGAGCGCGACACCCGAACGGCACGACCGGCTCTTCCCTGGTGACATCGAGCAGTTCCGGGTCGGTGGGGCGTGCTTCGGGTACGGCGCCGCCGGCGTGCTCCACGCGCTGGACGCCGCCGGGGCAGGCCGGTATCCCGAGCACGAGAAATGGCTGATCGAGTCGCTCAACCGGGAACCGCCGAACCGTCCTGGTTTTTATGACGGAACGCACGGAATCGCGTATGTGCTCGAAAACTTCGGGTATTCCGAGCAGGCCAGTGAACTGCTGGCGTGGTCGGCGAAAATGGTGGACGAGACCAAGGATCACGCGCTCGAAGGCGGGCTCGCCGGTATCGGTCTCACCCAGCTTCATTTCGCGACCACGCGAGGCGACAACGAGTTCGGCAGGCAGGCACTCAACACTGCTGTTAAGCTTGCCGAAGCACTGGAAGTCGCTGAGCCACCAGGAAAATTCGGTCGAGCCGGGTTGATGAACGGCTGGTCTGGATCGGCTCTGCTGTTCATCCGGCTGTACGAACGGACCGGCGAAAAGGCCTGGCTCTCCTTCGCCGACCAAGCTTTGAAACGCGATCTCGAAGAATGCGCGACGACCGACGACGGATCACTTCAGGTCCGTGACGGTGAAAAGCGGACGCTGCCTTATGTCGGCATCGGAAGCGCGGGTATTCTAATGGTCGCGGAACAATTGGCCAGACACGCGCCCGATTCGGAAAGCGCCGAAAGCCTGCCCGGCCTTCGGATGGCTTGCCGAGGCGAGTTCGTCATCCACCCCGGGCTGGTGCTCGGCCGGTGTGGCCTGATGACGGCGCTGGCCATGGACGCCACCGGCGGCTCACGCGATGCCGTCGACCTGCACTTGTCCAGGCTGTCCTGGTACGCGCTGCCGTACCAGGGTGGGCTGGCCTTCCCCGGCAACCAGCTGCTCCGGTTGTCGATGGATCTCAACACCGGTGGAGCGGGCGTGCTTCTCGCGCTCGCGGCCACTTTGGACGGGAAACCCGTGCTGCCGTTCTTCAGCGGCACCCCGTCCCCACGAACTACCGGTCGATGA
- a CDS encoding ABC transporter ATP-binding protein, with protein sequence MTGPGDRLLAEVAWLDRTRLFLIVFASLVATAAGLLLPGALAAAVDAAVSGRPSWPEVLWLLTLGAAEILADVFGGIWSIKVTSSGTAWLRRKLTDRLFALGTRSPFAEGDAISRLTSDCTGAGAIASIVIQLCTAVLISGGAITLLALLDWRLAVVFLGSIPFALLLARTHLKHTADDVLTYQQVSGEIAARLLDAVGGLRTIAAAGIADRESDRVLRPLPELSGAGRGMWRTQARMVWRSSLLIPAVEICALAAAGFGVLQGRLSIGDVLATLGYVALGMAMITRIPLLTTLARARSCGERLAEVFGTPVPEPGTKRPRNGQGTVELHQVTVAGALEELDLTVLGGTYLAVVGRSGSGKSVLVEVLGGLRPPDRGQVLLDGVALDQLRTEELRAVVGYAFERPALLGATVADAVGYGSWAGDGAVEDACRRAQVHDVVVRLPHGYHTPLTETPLSGGEAQRLGLARAIVHNPKVLILDDATASLDTVTEAAVEQAIESALPGRTRVVVTHRATTAARADLVAWLEDGRVRAVAPHRALMREPGYRAVFTEDDS encoded by the coding sequence ATGACGGGACCCGGTGATCGCCTGCTCGCCGAGGTCGCCTGGCTCGATCGGACCCGCCTCTTCCTCATCGTTTTCGCCTCGCTCGTCGCCACCGCGGCCGGGCTGTTGCTGCCCGGAGCGCTCGCCGCCGCCGTGGACGCCGCCGTCTCCGGCAGGCCCAGCTGGCCAGAAGTCCTGTGGCTGCTCACGCTCGGCGCCGCCGAAATCCTCGCGGACGTCTTCGGCGGCATCTGGTCCATCAAGGTCACCAGCTCCGGGACCGCCTGGCTGCGCCGCAAGCTCACGGATCGGCTGTTCGCGCTCGGCACCCGCTCCCCGTTCGCCGAGGGCGACGCCATCAGCAGGCTCACCAGCGACTGCACCGGCGCCGGCGCGATCGCCTCGATCGTCATCCAGCTCTGCACCGCCGTGCTCATCTCCGGCGGCGCGATCACCCTGCTGGCGCTGCTGGACTGGCGACTCGCCGTGGTGTTCCTCGGCAGCATCCCGTTCGCGTTGCTGCTCGCGCGCACCCATCTCAAGCACACCGCCGACGATGTCCTTACCTACCAACAGGTCTCGGGTGAGATCGCGGCGAGGCTGCTCGACGCCGTCGGCGGGCTGCGCACCATCGCCGCCGCAGGTATCGCCGACCGCGAGTCCGACCGTGTACTCCGCCCGCTGCCCGAGCTGAGCGGCGCGGGCCGCGGCATGTGGCGCACGCAGGCGCGGATGGTCTGGCGGTCGTCGCTGCTCATCCCCGCCGTCGAGATCTGCGCGCTCGCGGCGGCCGGATTCGGGGTGCTGCAAGGCAGATTGTCCATCGGCGACGTGCTGGCCACCCTCGGTTACGTGGCGCTCGGGATGGCCATGATCACCCGGATCCCACTGCTGACCACGCTCGCGCGCGCCCGCTCGTGCGGCGAGCGGCTCGCCGAGGTTTTCGGCACCCCGGTGCCCGAACCGGGTACGAAACGGCCGCGAAACGGCCAGGGAACCGTGGAATTGCACCAGGTCACGGTCGCGGGCGCGCTCGAAGAACTCGACTTGACCGTGCTCGGCGGCACCTATCTCGCGGTGGTCGGCCGGTCCGGTTCCGGCAAGTCCGTGCTCGTCGAGGTGCTCGGCGGGCTGCGGCCGCCCGATCGTGGCCAAGTGCTGCTCGACGGCGTCGCGCTCGACCAGCTGCGCACCGAGGAGTTGCGCGCGGTCGTCGGCTACGCGTTCGAGCGGCCGGCACTGCTCGGCGCCACCGTAGCCGACGCCGTCGGCTACGGCTCGTGGGCCGGTGACGGCGCGGTCGAGGACGCCTGCCGCCGCGCGCAGGTGCACGACGTCGTCGTCCGGCTTCCGCACGGCTATCACACCCCGCTGACCGAAACCCCGCTCTCCGGCGGGGAAGCGCAACGGCTCGGCCTCGCGCGCGCGATCGTGCACAACCCCAAGGTCCTCATTCTCGACGACGCGACGGCCAGCCTCGACACGGTCACCGAAGCGGCCGTCGAGCAGGCGATCGAGAGCGCGTTGCCGGGCCGAACGCGCGTCGTGGTCACGCATCGCGCGACGACGGCGGCCCGCGCCGACCTCGTCGCCTGGCTGGAAGACGGCCGGGTGCGCGCGGTCGCGCCGCACCGGGCGCTGATGCGTGAACCGGGATATCGCGCGGTGTTCACGGAGGACGACTCGTGA
- a CDS encoding ImmA/IrrE family metallo-endopeptidase yields MTGTSKDAVAQPRMLVLARESRSLTQGQLAAAMSALDGPGSKISQAYISRAEAGRLAVSGERLKVHARTLEYPVELLCVTAQEFGAGAGLVHHRKKQAASAGDLKRIHAVLNLTRIQLHALLRDVPRPAGKGIPKIAVDALTTPADAARRLRAEWTSSGGPLDSVVELAEETGALVAYRKLVAPVPLDSGTESVPVDAVSCSPSGEDPLVLLNVGTPAERQRFTLAHELGHMVMHEVPHPEQEKQANSFAAELLMPARDIRAELARGQVTMSRLLALKARWKVSMWALLRRAHTLGILSDWQYRGLAVEMSSLGYRTSEPGTLESEIPTAVASMLTWHFEQGRDVAELAGRALLSPREFTDLYLRCPAPSTGTASRSLSSAVGEVTR; encoded by the coding sequence GTGACCGGAACCAGCAAGGACGCCGTCGCGCAGCCCCGGATGCTGGTGCTCGCCCGTGAGTCGCGGTCGCTGACGCAGGGGCAACTCGCCGCGGCGATGAGTGCGCTCGACGGTCCAGGGAGCAAGATCAGCCAGGCCTACATCAGTCGCGCCGAAGCGGGTCGGCTGGCAGTGTCCGGTGAGCGCCTCAAGGTGCATGCCCGCACCCTTGAGTACCCGGTGGAGCTACTGTGCGTGACCGCGCAAGAGTTCGGCGCAGGCGCCGGACTGGTGCATCACCGAAAAAAGCAGGCGGCCTCAGCAGGAGATCTCAAACGGATCCACGCGGTCCTCAACCTGACCCGCATTCAGCTGCACGCTCTGCTGCGCGATGTTCCTCGTCCGGCAGGTAAGGGGATCCCGAAGATCGCCGTTGACGCGCTGACCACCCCCGCCGACGCCGCACGTCGACTGCGGGCCGAGTGGACCAGCTCGGGTGGTCCACTCGACTCGGTGGTGGAGTTGGCCGAGGAGACCGGCGCGTTGGTCGCCTACCGCAAGCTGGTCGCACCAGTACCGCTGGATTCCGGGACCGAGTCCGTGCCGGTGGACGCGGTCAGTTGTTCCCCTAGCGGCGAGGATCCCCTCGTGCTGCTGAATGTCGGCACCCCGGCCGAACGGCAACGGTTTACCCTGGCCCACGAGCTGGGGCACATGGTCATGCACGAGGTCCCACATCCCGAGCAGGAGAAGCAGGCCAACAGCTTCGCCGCCGAGCTGCTGATGCCGGCGCGCGACATCCGTGCGGAACTGGCACGCGGCCAGGTCACGATGTCACGGCTCTTGGCGCTCAAAGCGCGGTGGAAAGTGTCGATGTGGGCGTTGCTGCGCCGCGCTCACACCCTTGGGATTCTCAGCGATTGGCAGTACCGGGGCTTAGCGGTCGAGATGTCGAGCCTCGGCTACCGCACCAGCGAACCTGGCACGTTGGAGAGCGAGATCCCCACCGCCGTCGCCTCAATGCTTACCTGGCATTTCGAACAGGGTCGCGACGTCGCTGAGCTGGCCGGCCGGGCACTTCTGTCACCGCGCGAATTCACCGACCTATATCTGCGCTGTCCCGCTCCAAGTACAGGGACAGCTTCTCGTTCCTTGTCGTCCGCAGTGGGTGAGGTAACCCGATGA
- a CDS encoding type I restriction-modification system subunit M: MPPRKKQEPSAPSTVKELKDTLWKAADRLRGSLSANQYKDVILGLVFLKYVADAYEERRETIRTDLTAEGYDAEQIDDLIDNPEEYQGYGVFVVPPTAQWSYLAENAKGKPATGTEPAKNIGQLIDEAMDLVMKTNPTLQGTLPRLFNKDNIDQRRLGELIDLFNSARFSRQGEHRARDLMGEVYEYFLGNFARSEGKRGGEFFTPPSVVRVIVELLEPSRGRVYDPCCGSGGMFVQTEKFIYEHNGDPKDIAIYGQESLEETWRMAKMNLAIHGIDNKGLGARWGDTFARDQHADVQMDYVMANPPFNIKHWSRNTEDPRWKFGVPPANNANYAWIQHILSKLAPGGSAGVVMANGSMSSNTNGEGAIRAQIVEADLISCMVALPTQLFRSTGIPVCVWFFAKDKRAGNYGAVDRSGEVLFIDARELGYMIDRAERALSNEDIAKIADTYHAWRGSRSAAQKKLAYEDVPGFCKSVGLPEIKAADYALTPGRYVGATEEDGDDEPINDKIQRLTKELLVVFDESARLEKIVREQLERLS, encoded by the coding sequence ATGCCTCCCCGCAAGAAGCAGGAACCGTCGGCGCCATCGACGGTGAAAGAACTGAAAGACACCCTGTGGAAGGCCGCCGACCGGCTCCGCGGCTCGCTGTCCGCAAACCAGTACAAGGACGTCATTCTCGGCTTGGTGTTCCTCAAGTACGTCGCCGACGCCTACGAAGAACGCCGGGAGACCATCCGCACCGACCTCACGGCCGAGGGCTACGACGCGGAGCAGATCGATGACTTGATCGACAACCCCGAGGAGTACCAGGGGTACGGCGTGTTCGTGGTGCCGCCCACCGCCCAGTGGTCCTACCTCGCCGAGAACGCCAAAGGCAAGCCGGCAACCGGGACTGAGCCTGCTAAGAACATCGGCCAGCTCATCGACGAAGCGATGGACCTGGTCATGAAGACCAACCCGACATTGCAAGGCACCCTCCCGCGCCTGTTCAACAAGGACAACATCGACCAGCGACGCCTCGGTGAACTGATCGACCTGTTCAACAGCGCCCGCTTCAGCCGCCAGGGTGAACACCGCGCCCGCGACCTGATGGGCGAGGTGTACGAGTACTTCCTGGGAAACTTCGCCCGCTCAGAGGGCAAGCGGGGCGGCGAGTTCTTCACGCCTCCCAGCGTCGTCCGGGTAATCGTCGAGCTGCTGGAACCCTCACGCGGGCGGGTGTACGACCCGTGCTGTGGCTCGGGTGGCATGTTCGTGCAGACCGAGAAGTTCATCTACGAACACAACGGCGATCCAAAGGACATCGCCATCTACGGCCAGGAAAGCCTTGAAGAAACCTGGCGAATGGCGAAAATGAACCTTGCTATCCACGGCATCGACAACAAAGGCCTCGGGGCTCGGTGGGGCGACACGTTCGCTCGCGACCAGCACGCGGACGTCCAGATGGACTACGTGATGGCGAACCCGCCGTTCAACATCAAACACTGGTCCCGTAACACCGAAGACCCTCGCTGGAAGTTCGGCGTTCCGCCAGCCAACAACGCCAACTACGCCTGGATTCAACACATTCTATCCAAGCTTGCTCCTGGCGGAAGCGCCGGTGTGGTGATGGCCAACGGTTCGATGTCGTCGAACACAAACGGCGAAGGCGCCATCCGCGCTCAGATCGTCGAGGCCGATCTTATCTCGTGCATGGTCGCATTGCCGACACAACTTTTTCGCAGTACCGGAATCCCGGTCTGCGTCTGGTTCTTCGCTAAGGACAAGCGCGCGGGGAACTACGGGGCAGTGGACCGGTCCGGTGAGGTGCTGTTCATTGACGCCCGCGAACTTGGCTACATGATCGACCGCGCCGAGCGCGCACTGTCGAACGAGGACATCGCCAAGATCGCCGATACCTACCACGCCTGGCGCGGCAGCCGCTCCGCCGCTCAGAAGAAGCTGGCCTATGAGGACGTCCCGGGGTTCTGCAAGTCGGTGGGCCTCCCCGAGATCAAAGCTGCCGACTACGCCCTCACGCCAGGCCGATACGTCGGCGCTACCGAAGAAGATGGCGACGACGAACCCATCAACGACAAGATTCAGCGACTCACCAAGGAGCTGCTGGTGGTCTTCGACGAGTCGGCACGCCTGGAGAAGATCGTCCGTGAACAGCTGGAGCGACTGTCATGA